One genomic region from Halobacteriovorax vibrionivorans encodes:
- a CDS encoding FHA domain-containing protein: MSISLVIKCGENTAKFLIKPKITFGRSKSAVDISVDDKKISSKHLEITHEKKNEIIVKDLNSTNGTFINNKKIEGPHRLYVYETVRIGNCYITICLDDLTELELKSLTRPIEEHFENGEVTQTNTNLADQTSFLAINNKLSLQSPKLRGDIKKKAQTKKPAKKKKPKEPEEDKTVMTKIMKFFK, from the coding sequence ATGTCTATCTCATTAGTTATTAAATGTGGTGAAAATACGGCCAAATTTTTGATCAAACCAAAAATCACTTTTGGGCGATCAAAGTCGGCAGTAGATATATCAGTAGATGATAAGAAAATATCATCAAAACACCTTGAAATTACACACGAAAAAAAAAATGAGATAATAGTTAAGGACCTTAACTCTACAAATGGTACCTTCATCAATAACAAGAAAATCGAAGGGCCCCATAGGCTCTATGTCTATGAAACTGTAAGAATAGGAAATTGCTATATTACAATATGTCTTGATGACTTAACTGAGCTCGAACTTAAATCTCTCACCCGACCGATCGAAGAGCATTTTGAAAATGGTGAAGTGACACAGACCAATACGAATCTTGCCGATCAAACAAGCTTTTTGGCCATAAATAATAAATTAAGTCTGCAAAGCCCAAAGCTTCGCGGAGATATTAAGAAGAAAGCACAAACTAAAAAGCCAGCTAAGAAAAAGAAACCAAAAGAGCCTGAAGAGGATAAAACTGTCATGACTAAAATCATGAAGTTTTTCAAATAA
- a CDS encoding HesB/IscA family protein, whose translation MSELLNVTSKALGQIKNIFESENRSKTDFGLRLGVIGGGCSGLSYNIDFDAPKDSDNIIEMDGVKILIDPKSSIYLSGITLDFKDGLNGKGFVFENPNAKNTCGCGESFSV comes from the coding sequence ATGAGTGAGCTATTAAATGTAACATCAAAGGCCCTTGGCCAAATAAAAAACATTTTCGAAAGTGAAAATCGTTCTAAGACTGACTTCGGTCTTCGTCTAGGTGTTATCGGAGGCGGATGCTCTGGACTATCTTATAATATCGACTTTGATGCCCCTAAGGACAGTGACAATATTATTGAAATGGATGGCGTAAAGATTCTTATCGATCCTAAGTCTTCAATATACCTTAGTGGAATAACTTTAGATTTCAAAGACGGCCTAAACGGAAAGGGCTTTGTATTTGAAAATCCAAATGCAAAGAATACTTGTGGATGTGGTGAAAGCTTTAGCGTTTAA
- a CDS encoding cob(I)yrinic acid a,c-diamide adenosyltransferase, translating to MKKSKLYTRTGDKGETSLVGGQRVSKASARINLYGNLDELNSYIGLSLCYIQEVRLKNTFKRIQDNIFVLGSNFASLKEDRENYNLPKLKEDELIHLEEEIDYFDTIVDPLKYFILPGGGVAASHIHICRTKTREVERQAVDLGDVERIDLEYLNRLSDYFFIVARFLNKIENIKDVAWVPNK from the coding sequence ATGAAGAAATCTAAGCTATATACTCGAACAGGTGATAAGGGTGAGACTAGTCTAGTTGGTGGACAACGTGTTTCTAAAGCAAGTGCTAGAATAAACCTTTATGGAAACTTGGATGAGCTAAATAGCTATATCGGTTTATCTCTTTGTTATATTCAAGAAGTACGATTGAAAAATACATTTAAAAGGATCCAGGACAATATCTTTGTCCTTGGGTCCAACTTTGCGAGTCTAAAAGAGGACCGTGAAAATTACAATTTACCTAAGCTAAAAGAAGATGAGTTAATCCACTTAGAAGAAGAAATCGATTACTTCGATACTATCGTTGATCCATTGAAGTACTTTATTCTACCTGGGGGAGGTGTTGCCGCTTCTCATATTCATATCTGTCGTACTAAAACTCGTGAAGTAGAAAGACAGGCCGTGGACTTAGGTGATGTTGAAAGAATCGATTTAGAATATCTAAATCGCTTATCTGACTATTTCTTTATTGTAGCAAGATTTCTAAATAAGATTGAAAATATTAAGGATGTTGCTTGGGTACCAAATAAGTAA
- a CDS encoding FHA domain-containing protein, with protein MSIRLIIDDKKNTKKILIKNKITFGRNKEVVDIVLDDPKVSSKHFEIIYDKSSILVRDLSSKNGTFINQKRIENEEPLYVYDILKAGSISISIDAKSLTSFEFERLYRKTDPNYWGENITNILKTSKFVLKDIKKPIKIKR; from the coding sequence ATGTCTATTCGCCTCATTATCGATGACAAGAAAAACACAAAGAAAATTCTTATAAAAAATAAAATAACTTTTGGCCGAAACAAAGAAGTTGTCGATATTGTTCTGGATGACCCTAAAGTCTCTTCAAAACACTTTGAAATTATCTATGACAAAAGCTCAATTCTTGTCCGTGACCTGTCTTCCAAAAATGGAACATTTATCAATCAGAAAAGAATCGAAAATGAAGAGCCTTTATATGTCTATGATATTCTAAAAGCTGGCAGCATTAGTATATCTATTGATGCTAAATCACTTACAAGTTTTGAATTTGAAAGACTCTATAGAAAAACAGATCCAAATTACTGGGGTGAGAATATTACCAATATTCTAAAAACCAGCAAATTCGTCTTAAAAGATATTAAAAAACCTATTAAGATTAAACGCTAA